The genomic region ACCTTGCAGTGGTTTGTTCAGATCCACAGGCTCGGTTACGGTCTCTTCAGTCTCTGCTGAGGTAGGTCCAGACTTGATCGCAAAAGGAAGATTGGGCGCTCTGACACCAGGGCGCTCCTGGGGTGTATTTTTTGAAAGATAAAAAGCAATCACAAAGGCAATACCTAAACCAACCCCAAGACCCAAAATAAAACCTAGGATCGTACCGCCATATTCGGAGCTAGATGCGCTAGCTCGAGAAGTGAGACTTGCTGGTTGATTGATCTTTTTCATAGCTGCTTAACCCTTGATTTTCACCATTTGATCATTACTTCTGATCTTAGACTGCATACGGATAACTTACATCTTAGCGGGTGCAGATACACCCAGTACTTTTAAGCCATTTTCAATCACCTGGCGAGTGGCTAAGAGCAAGGCTAAACGGGCCAGTTTTAAGGCTTGGTCATCCACTAAAACACGATCAGCATTATAAAAAGTATGGAAATCCCCCGCAAGATCACGTAAATAAAATGCTAAGGCATGGGGTGCCAAGTCTGCTGCAGCATCCGTTAGCACCTCTGGATACTCTGCTAAACGGCGTAATAGATGGTCAGCGGCTTTGCTCGACAACAGGGATAACTCTGCAGACTGGAGTTCAGATAACTGCCCACCCCATTGGGTCAAGATAGAGCAGATCCGTGCATGAGCATATTGCACATAAAACACGGGGTTCTCATCATTTTGCTGCAAAGCCAAATCGATATCAAACACAAACTCAGTATCCGCTTTGCGAGATATCAAGAAGAAACGTACGGCATCGCGTCCCCGTTGTAATGCTACCTCGCGCTCATCCGCTGTCATCTCAGGCGTAATGCCACCCGACCACTCCACCAGATCTCGCACAGTGACATAAGATCCCGCACGTTTGGAAATTTTGACTTCCTCACCATTGCGCATCACCGTCACCATCTTGTGCAAAATATAGTCAGGATAGGTTTTGGGAATATCCCACCCGCGCTTTAGGGCCACACCCTGCAGGCCAGATCGTACACGGGCAATAGTGCCATGGTGATCACTGCCTTGCACATTAATCACTTTCTGAAAGCCCCGATTCCATTTACTGGCGTGATAGGCGACATCTGGTACGAAATACGTAAAGCTCCCATCAGATTTGCGCATGACGCGATCTTTATCATCGCCATCATCCGTTGTTTTTAACCAAAGCGCGCCCTCAGCCTCATACGTCTTCCCTATGCTTTGTAAGTCTTGAACAATTTGCGCGACACTGCCATCGGTATAGAGGGAAGACTCTAAGTAGTAACAATCAAATTTGACGCCAAAGATTTGTAAATCTAGATCTTGCTCATGACGCAAGTAAGCGACTGCAAATTGACGAATGGCTTCAATCCTAGCTTCCTCTGATAAATCATGGCGATACTTAGGGTCTGCTTTATAGGCTGCCGCAATCTCAGCAATGTACTCCCCGTTATACGCTTGTTCTGGCCACTCAGCATCCCCTGACTTATGACCATCTAAACGGGCCTGTACAGAAAGTGCCAAATTTGCAATCTGTACACCAGCATCGTTGTAATAAAAC from Polynucleobacter antarcticus harbors:
- the argS gene encoding arginine--tRNA ligase — translated: MLLTHKNHLIEMLRTALQGLALERGFDEAPQPRLERPKAVDHGDVACNIALQISKAWKLNPKELAQSLVERLQQQPTYADLIASTEIAGPGFINFRLSPSAKAAVVQEILLTGSQFGQLAPSAASVSSAMIEFVSANPTGPLHVGHGRQAALGDALANLLATQGVKVHREFYYNDAGVQIANLALSVQARLDGHKSGDAEWPEQAYNGEYIAEIAAAYKADPKYRHDLSEEARIEAIRQFAVAYLRHEQDLDLQIFGVKFDCYYLESSLYTDGSVAQIVQDLQSIGKTYEAEGALWLKTTDDGDDKDRVMRKSDGSFTYFVPDVAYHASKWNRGFQKVINVQGSDHHGTIARVRSGLQGVALKRGWDIPKTYPDYILHKMVTVMRNGEEVKISKRAGSYVTVRDLVEWSGGITPEMTADEREVALQRGRDAVRFFLISRKADTEFVFDIDLALQQNDENPVFYVQYAHARICSILTQWGGQLSELQSAELSLLSSKAADHLLRRLAEYPEVLTDAAADLAPHALAFYLRDLAGDFHTFYNADRVLVDDQALKLARLALLLATRQVIENGLKVLGVSAPAKM